One window of Bacteroides sp. genomic DNA carries:
- a CDS encoding 1-acyl-sn-glycerol-3-phosphate acyltransferase gives MNLKKKRHLFRNSWKWWLLSQYVFFLMRLFYRKIVVEGKENIPTQQPLIFAPNHQNALMDPLVVLYASGLQTVFLARADIFRVKLLRDLFSWMKIIPVYRIRDGKENLGNNDASFNIAVEVLENKRSVGIFPEAAHSGQRRLLPLKKGIPRLAFLAEEKNQFSLDLRVLPAGIYYSNYENMRAIVHVRFGKPITVKDFEDSYFENPQKSLLLLRDAIGEQLTELSMDIRDPEYYDSIYCAAEIFAAPLLKDRGEKRINQQKRFQFQKELIGALEHDLEDKPEGMKDFRLKVQHLLELLKASSLKWEFFQLPPKNVSGVLASLVWLLITFPVFLYGLVNNILFYGSVKMLLRKFKDRQFHSSVKFVLGLAVCPLFHLLQALLVWAVFGSFLWSLAYLISLPLSAFAARIWVGYFRKTWQYVRLLRLKWFSPVKLTKIKLVYGEIFEVLKDRMA, from the coding sequence ATGAACCTAAAAAAGAAAAGGCATTTATTCCGGAACTCATGGAAATGGTGGCTGCTGTCGCAGTATGTCTTTTTCCTGATGCGCTTGTTTTACCGGAAAATTGTGGTTGAGGGAAAAGAGAACATTCCCACCCAACAGCCACTGATCTTTGCCCCCAACCATCAGAATGCCCTGATGGACCCCCTGGTAGTCCTTTATGCTTCGGGCTTGCAGACTGTTTTTCTTGCCCGGGCCGACATTTTCCGGGTGAAGCTCTTGCGCGACTTGTTTTCGTGGATGAAGATCATACCCGTCTATCGCATTCGTGACGGGAAGGAAAACCTGGGCAATAATGACGCCTCTTTTAACATTGCTGTTGAGGTGCTCGAAAACAAACGTTCGGTAGGGATTTTTCCGGAAGCGGCCCATTCCGGCCAGCGGAGACTTTTGCCCCTTAAAAAAGGAATCCCCCGCCTGGCTTTTCTGGCCGAGGAAAAGAACCAGTTTAGCCTGGACTTGCGGGTATTGCCGGCTGGAATATATTACAGCAATTACGAAAACATGCGCGCCATCGTGCATGTCAGGTTTGGGAAACCCATTACCGTGAAGGACTTTGAAGATTCTTACTTCGAAAATCCACAAAAAAGTCTTTTGCTTCTGCGCGATGCCATCGGCGAACAGTTGACGGAGCTTTCAATGGATATTCGTGACCCCGAATATTATGATTCCATTTATTGTGCTGCCGAGATTTTTGCTGCGCCTTTATTAAAAGACCGGGGTGAAAAAAGGATCAATCAGCAGAAGAGGTTTCAGTTCCAGAAAGAATTGATCGGTGCCCTGGAGCATGACCTTGAAGACAAGCCCGAAGGGATGAAGGATTTTCGTTTAAAGGTCCAGCATCTGCTCGAACTTTTAAAGGCTTCCAGTTTAAAATGGGAGTTCTTCCAGCTTCCGCCTAAAAACGTTTCCGGGGTTTTGGCTTCCCTTGTCTGGTTGCTGATCACCTTTCCGGTTTTCCTTTACGGCCTGGTTAATAACATCCTGTTTTATGGGAGCGTGAAAATGCTTTTGCGAAAATTTAAAGACAGGCAGTTTCACAGTTCCGTAAAATTTGTCCTTGGACTGGCGGTTTGTCCGCTGTTCCATTTGCTTCAGGCCCTTTTAGTATGGGCTGTTTTCGGTAGCTTCCTCTGGAGCCTGGCCTATTTGATCTCCCTACCCTTGAGTGCTTTTGCTGCCCGTATTTGGGTGGGGTATTTCAGAAAAACCTGGCAATATGTGCGGCTTTTACGCCTGAAATGGTTCAGCCCTGTAAAACTTACCAAGATCAAGCTAGTTTACGGTGAGATTTTTGAAGTGTTAAAGGATAGGATGGCTTGA
- a CDS encoding cytochrome ubiquinol oxidase subunit I, with protein MIENIDMALVNWSRGQFALVAFYHWLFIPLTLGMTYIIAYAQTIHVRTGDKEWERIAKFWAKLFGINFAIGVGTGIILGLEFGTNWANYSWISGDIFGAPLAAEGILAFFLESTFVAVMFFGWGKVSKKFHLMSVYLVAFGASLSALWILVANAWMNYPVGMVFNLENARHEMVDFWTVLFSPYAINKFLHTITSGFVISSFFIVAVSSWYVLKGRNLLLAKRSIVVAATFGLISSIFLATTGDGSAYWVAQKQPAKLAAMEGLYQGEEGAGLVAIGMLRPGKEIGDGQNAFLFKIEIPKLLSVLGYRNADAFVPGAEDLVLGNAEQNIMSAEEKIRRGKMALTALAEYKEAIALDDETTAQEARAVFEENYYYMGYGHMFDPDGIIPNVPFIFYSFRIMVILGFAFIALFLLILYLTVVNKLEENRWLLWVSIFSLPLAFLASMAGWIVAEVGRQPWTIQGLLPTMMSTSNINANAVILTFIMFAVLLTILVLAEYKIMVTAIKHGPDKQKKGGENV; from the coding sequence ATGATTGAAAACATTGACATGGCCCTGGTAAACTGGTCGAGGGGGCAATTTGCCCTGGTGGCCTTTTACCATTGGCTTTTTATTCCACTGACGTTGGGAATGACCTATATCATTGCCTATGCGCAGACGATACACGTCAGGACCGGCGACAAGGAGTGGGAGCGCATTGCAAAATTCTGGGCCAAGCTCTTTGGCATTAATTTCGCCATTGGGGTTGGCACAGGGATTATCCTCGGACTGGAGTTTGGCACCAACTGGGCCAATTATTCGTGGATCTCAGGCGATATTTTCGGGGCTCCCCTGGCGGCAGAGGGCATCCTGGCCTTTTTTCTTGAATCCACTTTTGTTGCGGTCATGTTTTTCGGATGGGGGAAGGTCAGCAAGAAATTTCACCTGATGTCGGTTTACCTCGTGGCCTTCGGCGCGAGCCTGTCGGCCCTGTGGATCCTGGTGGCCAACGCCTGGATGAACTATCCGGTGGGAATGGTATTTAATCTTGAAAATGCCCGACACGAGATGGTCGATTTCTGGACGGTATTGTTTTCGCCCTATGCCATCAACAAGTTTCTGCATACCATTACCTCGGGTTTTGTCATTTCGTCCTTTTTCATAGTGGCTGTAAGCAGCTGGTATGTTTTGAAGGGCCGGAACCTTTTGCTGGCCAAGCGCAGCATCGTGGTGGCTGCCACTTTTGGATTGATCTCGAGTATTTTTCTGGCCACCACAGGCGATGGCTCGGCTTATTGGGTGGCCCAGAAGCAGCCTGCCAAACTGGCAGCTATGGAAGGGCTTTACCAGGGCGAGGAAGGCGCTGGCCTGGTAGCCATTGGGATGCTCAGGCCTGGAAAAGAAATCGGCGATGGTCAGAATGCTTTCCTGTTTAAGATAGAAATCCCGAAGTTGTTGTCTGTGCTGGGATACCGGAATGCCGATGCCTTTGTTCCCGGTGCCGAAGACTTGGTGCTTGGCAATGCGGAGCAGAACATTATGTCGGCCGAAGAGAAGATCAGGCGGGGTAAAATGGCCCTGACTGCCCTGGCAGAATATAAAGAAGCCATTGCACTGGATGACGAAACTACGGCCCAGGAAGCCCGGGCGGTTTTTGAAGAAAATTATTATTATATGGGATACGGGCACATGTTTGACCCTGATGGCATTATCCCCAATGTGCCCTTTATTTTTTACAGTTTCCGCATCATGGTCATCCTGGGGTTTGCTTTTATTGCCTTGTTCCTGCTGATCCTTTATCTTACGGTTGTGAATAAGCTGGAGGAAAACCGCTGGCTCCTGTGGGTGAGCATCTTTTCACTCCCACTGGCATTCCTGGCATCGATGGCTGGGTGGATTGTAGCAGAGGTTGGACGGCAGCCCTGGACCATACAAGGCTTGTTGCCAACTATGATGTCGACTTCAAATATCAATGCAAATGCAGTGATTCTGACCTTTATCATGTTTGCTGTTTTATTGACCATACTGGTGCTTGCCGAGTACAAGATCATGGTGACAGCCATCAAA